The proteins below are encoded in one region of Citrobacter enshiensis:
- the hydN gene encoding electron transport protein HydN: MNRFIIADATKCIGCRTCEVACVVSHQEDQDCASLTPETFLPRIHVIKGVNVSTATLCRQCEDAPCANVCPNGAISRDKGFVHVMQERCIGCKTCVVACPYGAMEVVVRPVIRNSGAGLNVRAEKAEANKCDLCHHRDAGPACMEVCPTHALICVDRNKLEQLSAEKRRRAALDSTASLLF, encoded by the coding sequence ATGAACCGTTTCATCATTGCTGACGCTACGAAATGCATTGGTTGCCGTACTTGTGAAGTGGCCTGTGTGGTATCCCATCAGGAAGACCAGGACTGCGCGTCGCTGACCCCTGAAACCTTTTTACCGCGCATCCATGTTATCAAAGGGGTGAATGTCTCCACGGCGACGCTGTGCCGTCAGTGCGAAGACGCACCGTGCGCGAATGTCTGCCCGAACGGTGCAATCAGCCGTGATAAAGGGTTTGTCCACGTCATGCAGGAGCGTTGCATTGGCTGTAAAACCTGCGTGGTGGCGTGCCCGTACGGTGCGATGGAAGTGGTTGTCCGTCCGGTGATCCGCAACAGTGGGGCGGGCCTGAACGTACGTGCAGAAAAAGCAGAAGCCAATAAATGTGACCTGTGTCATCACCGCGACGCGGGCCCTGCCTGTATGGAAGTGTGTCCGACTCACGCACTGATCTGCGTGGATCGCAACAAGCTTGAGCAACTGAGCGCAGAAAAACGTCGTCGTGCGGCGCTGGATTCTACCGCATCGCTGCTTTTCTGA
- the hypF gene encoding carbamoyltransferase HypF — protein MALNNHSGVQLRIRGKVQGVGFRPFVWQLAQQLQLHGDVCNDGDGVVVRLLEEPTTFIAELHQHCPPLARIDSVESEPFVWSQRPADFAIRQSAGGTMNTQIVPDAATCPACLTEMRTPGERRYRYPFINCTHCGPRFTIIRAMPYDRPFTVMASFPLCPQCDKEYRDPYDRRFHAQPVACPACGPHLAWCSADVQAEKEEALQAAVAMLKAGGIVAIKGIGGFHLACDARNSDAVAMLRARKHRPAKPLAVMLPTEKGLPEAARRLLTTPAAPIVLVDKQYVDSLCDGIAPGLAEVGVMLPANPLQHLLLQEMNCPLVMTSGNLSGKPPAITNAQALDDLQAIADGFLLHNRDIVQRMDDSVVRDSGEMLRRSRGYVPDALALPPGFRNVPPMLCLGADLKNTFCLVRGEQAVLSQHLGDLSDEGIQTQWRDALRLIQSIYDFTPQRIVCDAHPGYVSSQWASEMNLPTEIVLHHHAHAASCLAEHGWSLNGGDVIALTLDGIGMGENGALWGGECLRVNYRECEHLGGLPAVALAGGDLAAKQPWRNLLAQCLRFVPDWQRYPETADVQRQNWSVLARAIERGINAPLASSCGRLFDAVAAALGCAPASLSYEGEAACTLEALASQCQGVEHPVTMPLIGNQLDLATFWHQWLNWQATPGERAWAFHDALARGFAAMMREQAASRGITTLVFSGGVMHNRLLSSRLAFYLADFTLLFPQQLPAGDGGLSLGQGVIAAARWLNNCDMPDGDA, from the coding sequence ATGGCACTAAACAATCACTCCGGCGTACAGCTGCGTATTCGCGGTAAAGTGCAGGGCGTCGGGTTTCGCCCCTTTGTCTGGCAACTGGCGCAGCAACTGCAACTGCACGGCGATGTCTGTAATGACGGCGATGGCGTCGTCGTTCGCCTGCTGGAAGAGCCCACCACGTTTATCGCTGAACTGCATCAGCATTGTCCGCCGCTGGCGCGTATCGACAGCGTTGAGAGTGAGCCATTTGTCTGGTCGCAGCGGCCTGCTGACTTCGCCATTCGCCAAAGTGCGGGGGGGACGATGAACACGCAGATCGTCCCGGATGCCGCCACTTGCCCCGCCTGTCTGACCGAAATGCGTACCCCTGGCGAGCGGCGCTACCGTTACCCCTTTATCAACTGTACCCACTGTGGCCCACGCTTCACCATTATTCGCGCCATGCCGTACGACCGCCCGTTTACCGTGATGGCGTCGTTTCCGCTCTGTCCGCAATGCGACAAGGAGTACCGCGACCCGTATGACCGTCGCTTCCACGCGCAGCCTGTCGCGTGTCCGGCGTGCGGGCCGCATCTTGCGTGGTGCTCTGCCGATGTGCAGGCAGAAAAAGAAGAGGCGTTGCAGGCGGCGGTGGCGATGCTGAAAGCCGGGGGTATTGTTGCCATCAAAGGGATTGGTGGTTTTCACCTGGCCTGCGATGCGCGCAACAGCGATGCGGTAGCCATGCTGCGGGCGCGTAAGCATCGTCCGGCAAAACCGCTGGCGGTGATGTTGCCGACAGAAAAAGGTCTGCCGGAAGCGGCACGCCGTCTGTTGACCACACCCGCCGCCCCGATTGTGCTGGTGGATAAACAGTACGTTGATTCGCTCTGCGACGGCATTGCGCCCGGGCTTGCGGAAGTCGGCGTGATGCTGCCCGCCAATCCGCTACAGCATCTGCTGTTGCAGGAGATGAACTGCCCGTTGGTGATGACCTCCGGCAATCTGAGTGGTAAACCTCCCGCCATTACCAACGCACAGGCGCTGGACGATTTGCAGGCGATTGCCGACGGCTTCCTGTTGCATAATCGCGACATCGTGCAGCGGATGGATGATTCCGTGGTGCGTGATAGTGGCGAAATGCTGCGCCGTTCACGGGGTTATGTGCCGGACGCGCTGGCGTTACCGCCGGGTTTTCGCAACGTGCCACCGATGCTTTGCCTGGGGGCCGATCTCAAAAATACCTTCTGCCTGGTGCGCGGCGAGCAGGCGGTGCTGAGCCAGCATCTGGGCGATCTCAGCGATGAGGGTATTCAGACTCAGTGGCGTGATGCGCTGCGCCTGATCCAGAGCATTTATGACTTTACGCCGCAACGCATTGTCTGCGATGCGCATCCGGGGTACGTCTCCAGCCAATGGGCGAGTGAGATGAATCTGCCGACTGAGATTGTGTTGCACCATCATGCCCACGCGGCGTCGTGCCTGGCCGAACATGGTTGGTCGCTGAACGGCGGCGATGTGATCGCCCTGACGCTGGACGGCATCGGGATGGGCGAAAACGGCGCGCTGTGGGGTGGCGAGTGTTTACGGGTTAATTATCGTGAATGTGAGCATCTTGGTGGACTGCCCGCCGTGGCGCTTGCCGGTGGCGATCTTGCCGCGAAGCAACCCTGGCGTAATCTGTTAGCGCAGTGTCTGCGTTTTGTGCCGGACTGGCAGCGCTATCCGGAAACCGCCGACGTGCAGCGACAGAACTGGAGTGTGCTGGCGCGGGCGATTGAGCGCGGGATTAATGCACCGCTGGCCTCGTCATGTGGGCGTCTGTTTGATGCCGTTGCCGCCGCGTTAGGCTGTGCGCCAGCGTCGCTGAGCTATGAAGGGGAAGCGGCCTGTACGCTGGAAGCATTGGCTTCACAGTGTCAGGGCGTTGAACATCCGGTGACGATGCCATTGATCGGAAATCAACTGGATCTGGCGACCTTCTGGCACCAGTGGCTGAACTGGCAGGCAACGCCCGGTGAACGCGCGTGGGCTTTTCACGATGCGCTGGCGCGAGGGTTTGCCGCCATGATGCGTGAACAAGCCGCATCGCGCGGGATTACGACGCTGGTATTCAGCGGTGGGGTGATGCATAACCGCTTGCTGTCGTCGCGGCTGGCCTTTTATCTTGCTGATTTTACGCTGTTGTTCCCGCAGCAATTACCGGCGGGCGATGGCGGGCTTTCGCTGGGGCAGGGGGTGATTGCCGCAGCGCGCTGGCTGAACAATTGTGATATGCCGGATGGCGACGCGTAG
- the norW gene encoding NADH:flavorubredoxin reductase NorW yields MSHGIVIIGSGFAARQLVKNIRKQDADIPLTLIAADSMDEYNKPDLSHVISQAQRADDLTRQSAGEFAEQFTLRLFPHTWVTDIDADAHVVKSQNMQWRYDKLVLATGASAFVPPVTGRELMLTLNSQQEYRACETQLRDAHRVLIVGGGLIGSELAMDFCRAGKAVTLIDNAACILASLMPPEVSSRLQHRLTDMGVHLLLKSQLQGLEKTASGIRATFDRQRSVEVDVVIAATGLRPETALGRRAGLTLNRGICVDSYLQTSHPDIYALGDCAEINGQVLPFLQPIQLSAMYLAKNLLGGNVPLKLPAMLVKIKTPELPLHLAGETQRRDLNWHIAAEADGMVARGMNDEGQLRAFVVSEDRMKEAFALLKTLPV; encoded by the coding sequence ATGAGCCACGGAATTGTCATTATTGGTTCGGGCTTCGCCGCCCGCCAGTTAGTCAAAAACATCCGTAAACAGGATGCTGATATCCCGTTAACCCTGATTGCGGCTGACAGCATGGATGAATATAACAAGCCCGACCTCAGCCACGTTATCAGCCAGGCACAGCGCGCTGACGACCTCACCCGCCAGTCGGCGGGTGAGTTTGCCGAACAGTTTACTTTACGCCTGTTCCCGCATACCTGGGTCACCGACATTGATGCCGATGCCCATGTGGTGAAAAGTCAGAACATGCAGTGGCGATACGACAAGCTGGTGCTGGCGACCGGGGCTTCAGCCTTTGTCCCTCCTGTTACCGGGCGTGAGTTAATGCTCACTCTGAACAGTCAGCAGGAGTACCGCGCGTGTGAAACGCAACTGCGCGACGCGCACCGGGTGTTGATTGTCGGCGGCGGTCTGATCGGCAGCGAGCTGGCGATGGATTTCTGCCGGGCGGGCAAAGCCGTGACGTTGATTGATAACGCCGCCTGCATTCTGGCTTCACTGATGCCGCCGGAAGTGAGCAGTCGCTTACAGCATCGTCTTACCGATATGGGCGTGCATCTGTTGCTGAAATCACAGCTTCAGGGGCTGGAGAAAACGGCGTCCGGTATTCGTGCCACGTTCGATCGTCAGCGCAGTGTTGAGGTCGACGTGGTGATCGCCGCTACCGGTTTGCGTCCGGAAACGGCGCTGGGGCGTCGCGCCGGTTTAACTCTCAATCGCGGCATTTGCGTGGACAGCTACCTGCAAACCAGTCATCCGGATATTTATGCCCTCGGTGACTGCGCGGAAATCAATGGTCAGGTACTGCCCTTCCTGCAGCCGATTCAGCTCAGCGCGATGTACCTGGCGAAAAACCTGCTCGGCGGCAACGTTCCGCTGAAGCTGCCCGCCATGCTCGTGAAAATCAAAACACCGGAATTGCCGTTACATCTGGCCGGGGAAACCCAGCGTCGGGATCTGAACTGGCACATCGCCGCAGAAGCCGACGGAATGGTTGCCAGAGGGATGAACGACGAAGGCCAGTTGCGCGCCTTCGTCGTCAGTGAAGACAGAATGAAGGAGGCTTTCGCCCTGTTGAAAACGCTGCCGGTGTAA
- the norV gene encoding anaerobic nitric oxide reductase flavorubredoxin, producing the protein MSILVKNNIHWVGQRDWEVRDFHGTEYKTLRGSSYNSYLIREEKNVLIDTVDHKFSREFVQNLRSEIDLADIDYIIINHAEEDHAGALTELMMQIPDTPIYCTANAIDSITGHHHHPEWNFNVVKTGDALDIGNGKQLIFVETPMLHWPDSMMTYMTGDAVLFSNDAFGQHYCDERLFNDEVDQTELFEQCQRYYANILTPFSRLVTPKITEILGFNLPVDMIATSHGVVWRDNPTQIVEMYLKWAADYQEDRITLFYDTMSNNTRMMADAIAQGINEVDPNVAVKIFNVARSDKNEILTNVFRSKGVLVGTSTMNNVMMPKIAGLVEEMTGLRFRNKRASAFGSHGWSGGAVDRLSTRLQDAGFEMSLSLKAKWRPDLDALELCRQHGREIARQWALAPLPETHVTATAKEEACVCAAAAAADLGPCMQCSVCQWIYDPAKGEPLQDVAPGTPWSDVPDNFLCPECSLGKEVFDVLATEAK; encoded by the coding sequence ATGTCTATTCTGGTTAAAAATAACATCCATTGGGTTGGCCAACGTGACTGGGAAGTCCGTGATTTTCACGGGACTGAATATAAAACGCTGCGCGGCAGCAGCTACAACAGCTATCTCATCCGTGAAGAAAAAAATGTGCTGATCGACACCGTCGACCATAAGTTCAGCCGTGAATTCGTGCAAAACCTGCGCAGTGAAATTGACCTCGCAGACATTGATTACATCATCATCAACCACGCAGAAGAGGACCACGCCGGTGCGCTGACCGAGCTGATGATGCAGATCCCCGATACGCCTATCTACTGCACCGCGAATGCCATTGATTCTATCACCGGCCATCATCATCATCCGGAGTGGAATTTCAACGTGGTGAAAACCGGCGACGCACTGGATATCGGCAACGGCAAACAGCTGATCTTCGTTGAAACCCCGATGCTGCACTGGCCGGACAGCATGATGACCTATATGACCGGCGATGCGGTTCTGTTCAGTAATGACGCCTTCGGTCAGCACTATTGCGATGAACGTCTGTTTAATGACGAAGTGGATCAGACCGAACTGTTCGAACAGTGCCAGCGTTACTATGCCAACATTCTGACCCCATTCAGCCGCCTGGTGACGCCAAAAATCACCGAAATCCTCGGTTTTAATCTGCCGGTCGATATGATTGCCACCTCCCACGGCGTGGTCTGGCGCGACAACCCAACGCAGATTGTTGAGATGTACCTGAAATGGGCGGCGGATTATCAGGAAGACCGCATCACTCTTTTCTACGACACCATGTCGAACAATACCCGCATGATGGCGGACGCCATCGCTCAGGGGATTAACGAAGTGGACCCAAACGTGGCGGTGAAAATCTTTAACGTCGCCCGCAGCGATAAAAACGAAATTCTGACCAACGTTTTCCGCTCCAAAGGCGTGCTGGTCGGCACCTCCACGATGAACAACGTGATGATGCCGAAAATCGCTGGCCTGGTCGAAGAGATGACCGGCCTGCGTTTTCGCAACAAACGCGCCAGCGCCTTTGGATCTCACGGCTGGAGCGGCGGCGCGGTTGACCGTCTCTCTACCCGCTTGCAGGATGCCGGTTTTGAAATGTCATTGAGCCTGAAAGCCAAATGGCGCCCGGATCTGGATGCGCTGGAACTGTGCCGTCAGCATGGTCGTGAGATTGCGCGTCAGTGGGCACTCGCTCCGCTGCCGGAAACCCATGTCACAGCGACCGCCAAAGAGGAAGCGTGCGTCTGTGCTGCCGCAGCGGCAGCCGACCTCGGCCCCTGCATGCAATGCAGCGTCTGCCAGTGGATTTACGATCCCGCCAAAGGCGAACCCCTGCAGGATGTCGCTCCGGGAACACCGTGGAGCGACGTTCCGGACAACTTCCTCTGCCCGGAATGTTCATTGGGTAAAGAGGTCTTCGACGTACTGGCAACGGAGGCAAAATGA
- the norR gene encoding nitric oxide reductase transcriptional regulator NorR: MRFSVDVLASIAIELQRGIGHQDRFQRLITTLRQVLECDASALLRYEARQFIPLAIDGLARDVLGRRFTLEGHPRLEAIARAGDVVRFPADSDLPDPYDGLIPGQESLKVHACIGLPLFAGQNLIGALTLDGMAPDQFDVFSDEELRLIAALASGALSNALLIEQLESQNMLPGSSSAFEPVKETQMIGLSPTMMQLKKEIEIVAGSDLNVLISGETGTGKELVAKAIHEGSPRAVNPLVYLNCAALPESVAESELFGHVKGAFTGAISNRSGKFEMADNGTLFLDEIGELSLALQAKLLRVLQYGDIQRVGDDRSLRVDVRVLAATNRCLREEVLAGRFRADLFHRLSVFPLSVPPLRERGEDVVLLAGYFCEQCRLRLGLSRVVLSPAARSHLLHYGWPGNVRELEHAIHRAVVLARATKAGNEVLLEATHFALQDASAVPQPEPTTELPLNHNLREATERFQREIIRRALAQNNHNWAASARALETDVANLHRLAKRLGLKD, from the coding sequence ATGCGTTTTTCCGTTGATGTACTGGCGAGCATCGCCATTGAATTACAACGCGGTATCGGCCATCAGGACAGATTTCAGCGCCTGATCACGACGCTGCGGCAGGTGCTGGAATGTGATGCCTCCGCATTGTTGCGCTACGAGGCGCGCCAGTTTATCCCGCTGGCGATTGATGGCCTGGCGCGCGATGTGCTCGGCAGACGCTTTACGCTGGAAGGGCATCCGCGCCTGGAGGCCATCGCCCGCGCCGGGGACGTGGTGCGCTTCCCGGCCGACAGCGATTTACCCGACCCCTATGACGGATTGATTCCAGGGCAAGAGAGCCTGAAGGTACACGCCTGTATTGGCCTGCCGCTGTTCGCCGGACAGAACCTGATTGGCGCGCTGACGCTCGACGGCATGGCGCCGGACCAGTTTGATGTTTTCAGTGATGAAGAACTGCGTCTGATTGCCGCGCTGGCGTCCGGGGCGCTGAGTAATGCGCTGCTGATTGAACAACTGGAAAGCCAGAATATGCTGCCGGGTTCATCCTCCGCGTTTGAGCCGGTGAAAGAGACGCAGATGATTGGCCTTTCACCCACCATGATGCAGTTAAAAAAAGAGATAGAGATTGTGGCGGGCTCTGACCTCAACGTGCTGATCAGCGGCGAAACGGGAACCGGTAAAGAGTTGGTGGCAAAAGCCATCCATGAAGGCTCGCCGCGGGCGGTGAATCCGCTGGTCTATCTCAACTGCGCCGCGCTGCCGGAAAGCGTGGCGGAGAGTGAACTGTTTGGCCATGTCAAAGGGGCGTTTACCGGAGCCATCAGCAACCGCAGCGGTAAGTTCGAAATGGCCGATAACGGCACCCTGTTCCTGGATGAGATTGGTGAACTGTCATTAGCGCTGCAGGCCAAGCTGCTGCGTGTTTTGCAGTACGGCGATATTCAGCGTGTCGGCGACGATCGTAGTCTGCGCGTTGATGTACGCGTACTGGCGGCGACCAACCGTTGCCTGCGTGAAGAAGTCCTGGCCGGGCGTTTCAGGGCCGACCTGTTTCACCGTTTGAGCGTTTTCCCGCTTTCCGTGCCGCCTCTGCGCGAGCGCGGTGAGGATGTGGTGCTGCTGGCAGGCTATTTTTGCGAGCAGTGTCGGCTGCGGTTGGGACTTTCGCGCGTGGTGTTGAGTCCCGCCGCGCGCAGTCACCTGTTGCACTATGGCTGGCCTGGGAACGTGCGCGAACTGGAACATGCGATCCATCGTGCCGTGGTGCTGGCGAGGGCAACGAAAGCAGGGAATGAAGTGCTGCTGGAAGCCACGCATTTTGCATTACAGGACGCGTCGGCTGTACCTCAGCCGGAACCGACGACAGAATTGCCGCTCAATCACAATTTGCGGGAGGCGACGGAGCGTTTTCAGCGGGAGATTATCCGCCGGGCGCTGGCGCAAAATAACCACAATTGGGCGGCCAGCGCGCGGGCGCTTGAAACAGACGTCGCCAACCTGCACCGACTGGCGAAGCGTCTGGGACTCAAAGATTAG
- the gutQ gene encoding arabinose-5-phosphate isomerase GutQ, producing the protein MSDALLNAGRQTLMLELQEASRLPERLGDDFIRAANTIIHCEGKVIVSGIGKSGHIGKKIAATLASTGTPAFFVHPAEALHGDLGMIESRDVMLFISYSGGAKELDLIIPRLEDKSVALLAMTGKPTSPLGLAAKAVLDISVEREACPMHLAPTSSTVNTLMMGDALAMAVMQARGFNEEDFARSHPAGALGARLLNNVHHLMRRDDAVPQVQLATSVMDAMLELSRTGLGLVAVCDDEAYVKGVFTDGDLRRWLVGGGALTTPVSNAMTHNGVTLQAQSRAIDAKEILMKRKITAAPVVDENGKLTGAINLQDFYQAGIL; encoded by the coding sequence ATGAGTGATGCACTACTGAACGCGGGCCGTCAGACATTAATGCTGGAGTTACAGGAAGCGAGCCGTCTGCCGGAGCGTCTGGGCGATGATTTTATCCGCGCCGCGAATACCATTATCCACTGCGAAGGCAAGGTGATTGTCTCCGGTATCGGCAAGTCCGGTCATATTGGCAAAAAAATCGCGGCAACCCTCGCCAGCACTGGCACTCCGGCTTTTTTTGTTCACCCGGCGGAAGCGCTGCACGGCGATCTGGGGATGATCGAAAGCCGTGACGTTATGCTGTTTATCTCCTATTCCGGCGGCGCGAAAGAGCTGGATCTCATCATTCCGCGCCTCGAAGACAAATCGGTCGCCCTGCTGGCGATGACCGGGAAACCCACCTCCCCGCTGGGTCTGGCGGCGAAAGCCGTGCTGGATATCTCCGTCGAACGTGAAGCCTGCCCGATGCATCTGGCGCCAACCTCCAGTACGGTAAATACCCTGATGATGGGTGATGCGCTGGCGATGGCCGTAATGCAGGCGCGCGGTTTTAACGAGGAAGACTTCGCCCGCTCTCACCCGGCTGGCGCACTGGGCGCACGTTTGTTGAATAACGTGCATCATCTGATGCGCCGCGACGATGCGGTGCCTCAGGTTCAGCTTGCCACCAGCGTGATGGACGCGATGCTGGAATTGAGCCGTACCGGGCTGGGTCTGGTCGCGGTCTGTGACGATGAAGCCTATGTGAAAGGCGTATTTACCGACGGCGACCTGCGTCGCTGGTTAGTGGGCGGCGGTGCGCTCACCACGCCAGTCAGTAACGCGATGACTCACAATGGCGTCACGCTACAGGCACAAAGCCGCGCCATTGACGCCAAAGAGATCCTGATGAAGCGCAAAATTACCGCCGCCCCGGTGGTGGATGAAAACGGTAAACTCACCGGCGCGATTAACCTGCAGGATTTTTATCAGGCAGGCATTCTCTAA
- the mltB gene encoding lytic murein transglycosylase B, with protein sequence MFKRRYVALLPLCVLLAACSSKPKPSETQTTTGTPSGGFLLEPQHNVMQMGGDFANNPNAQQFIDKMVSKHGFDRQQLQEILSQAKRLDYVLRLMDRQAPTAQAPTGPNGAWLRYRKQFITPDNVQNGVVFWNQYEDALNRAWQVYGVPPEIIVGIIGVETRWGRVMGKTRILDALATLSFNYPRRAEYFSSELETFLLMARNEQDDPLDLKGSFAGAMGYGQFMPSSYKEYAVDFNGDGHINLWDPVDAIGSVANYFKGHGWEKGDTVAVMANGQAPGLENGFKTQYSLSQLAAAGLTPQQSLGNHQKASLLRLDIGTGYQYWYGLPNFYAITRYNHSTHYAMAVWQLGQAVALARVQ encoded by the coding sequence ATGTTCAAGCGTCGTTATGTAGCGTTACTTCCCCTTTGTGTGTTGCTGGCTGCCTGTAGCAGCAAACCGAAACCTTCAGAGACTCAAACGACAACGGGGACGCCGTCCGGCGGTTTCCTGCTTGAGCCCCAACACAACGTGATGCAGATGGGCGGCGATTTCGCCAATAACCCCAATGCGCAGCAGTTCATCGACAAAATGGTGAGCAAACACGGCTTCGACCGCCAACAGTTGCAGGAGATCCTGTCACAGGCTAAACGTCTGGATTACGTGCTGCGTCTGATGGACAGACAAGCCCCGACGGCTCAAGCGCCTACCGGACCTAACGGCGCATGGCTGCGCTATCGCAAGCAGTTCATCACCCCGGATAATGTGCAAAATGGCGTGGTGTTCTGGAATCAGTACGAAGATGCGCTGAACCGCGCATGGCAGGTTTATGGCGTACCGCCGGAAATCATCGTCGGGATTATCGGAGTTGAAACGCGCTGGGGGCGTGTGATGGGCAAAACGCGCATTCTGGATGCGCTGGCGACGCTGTCGTTCAACTACCCACGCCGGGCGGAGTACTTCTCCAGCGAGCTGGAAACCTTCTTACTGATGGCGCGTAATGAACAGGATGACCCGCTGGATCTGAAAGGTTCCTTTGCGGGTGCGATGGGGTACGGACAGTTTATGCCGTCCTCCTACAAAGAATATGCGGTTGACTTCAACGGCGACGGTCATATCAACCTGTGGGATCCGGTCGATGCCATCGGTAGCGTTGCAAACTACTTTAAAGGACACGGTTGGGAGAAAGGCGATACGGTGGCGGTGATGGCTAACGGCCAGGCGCCAGGCCTTGAGAATGGCTTTAAAACCCAGTACAGCCTCTCCCAACTTGCCGCTGCCGGGTTAACGCCGCAGCAGTCGCTGGGTAATCATCAAAAGGCCAGCTTGCTGCGTCTTGATATCGGTACCGGCTACCAGTACTGGTACGGTTTACCGAACTTCTACGCCATTACCCGCTATAACCACAGCACCCATTATGCCATGGCGGTCTGGCAGCTTGGCCAGGCCGTCGCGCTGGCACGCGTACAGTAA
- the pncC gene encoding nicotinamide-nucleotide amidase — protein sequence MTDSELMQLSERVGLALKARGATVTTAESCTGGWVAKAITDIAGSSAWFERGFVTYSNEAKAQMIGVREETLAQHGAVSEPVVVEMAIGALKAARAHFAVSISGIAGPEGGSEEKPVGTVWFAFASASGEGITRRECFSGDREAVRRQATAYALQTLWQQFLQNT from the coding sequence ATGACTGACAGTGAACTGATGCAGTTAAGTGAACGGGTGGGGCTGGCGTTAAAAGCGCGCGGCGCCACCGTAACGACAGCGGAATCCTGTACGGGCGGTTGGGTGGCGAAAGCCATTACCGATATCGCCGGGAGTTCTGCCTGGTTTGAACGCGGATTTGTCACCTACAGCAATGAAGCAAAAGCGCAGATGATCGGCGTTCGCGAAGAGACGCTGGCTCAGCATGGCGCGGTCAGTGAACCCGTGGTGGTAGAAATGGCAATTGGTGCGCTGAAAGCCGCCAGAGCGCACTTCGCTGTCTCGATTAGCGGAATTGCCGGGCCGGAGGGCGGCAGCGAAGAAAAACCTGTCGGTACGGTCTGGTTTGCCTTTGCCAGCGCCAGTGGCGAAGGGATTACGCGTCGGGAATGTTTCAGCGGCGACCGCGAGGCGGTACGTCGTCAGGCGACGGCTTATGCGCTGCAAACCCTCTGGCAACAATTTCTACAAAACACTTGA